From a single Paenibacillus sp. FSL R5-0345 genomic region:
- a CDS encoding glycoside hydrolase family 125 protein has protein sequence MNKPIINFQDSVKWKELTDAIEQGQGYFSKLAVDRKKLGTLFNNCFMSTLETTVEYLEDCSVFVITGDIPAMWLRDSSAQVKHYIPFVSELPELQAVIEGLIRKQIFCINEDPYANAFNKEPNDHGHWEGDLTESGPWVWERKYEIDSLCYPVELAYMYWRETGSIDIFDDAFKEAVQRIIDLWTVEQRHHEQSPYRFERLNCPPGDTLRNNGASMPVNYTGMTWSGFRPSDDACVFGYLIPANMFASVVLGYAEVILHTVYNDAETACRAAKLREEIDYGIRTYGTVIHPEFGEIYAYETDGFGNHHLIDDANVPSLLSIPYLGYAAADDPLYMNTRNFVLSRSNPYYFEGEYARGVGSPHTPPGYIWHIGLAMQGLTSLDPEEIAGILVMMTNTDGNTGYMHEGFNPDAPAEYTRPWFAWSNSLFAAFIYQLHGKN, from the coding sequence TTGAATAAACCAATCATCAATTTCCAGGATTCAGTCAAATGGAAAGAACTTACAGACGCTATAGAACAGGGACAGGGCTATTTTTCCAAGCTGGCTGTGGATAGAAAGAAGCTGGGCACTCTTTTTAACAATTGCTTCATGAGTACTCTTGAGACAACGGTTGAATATCTGGAAGACTGTTCTGTGTTTGTAATCACAGGCGATATTCCAGCGATGTGGCTGAGGGATTCTAGTGCTCAAGTGAAGCATTATATTCCCTTTGTCAGCGAATTGCCCGAACTGCAGGCAGTGATAGAAGGGCTGATCCGCAAGCAAATTTTCTGTATAAACGAAGATCCTTATGCGAATGCCTTCAATAAGGAACCGAATGACCATGGGCATTGGGAGGGGGATTTAACCGAATCCGGCCCCTGGGTGTGGGAACGCAAGTACGAGATTGATTCGCTCTGCTATCCCGTTGAGTTGGCCTACATGTACTGGCGGGAGACGGGGAGCATCGATATTTTTGATGATGCCTTCAAGGAGGCGGTACAGCGCATTATCGATTTGTGGACGGTGGAGCAAAGACATCACGAGCAGTCTCCATACCGTTTTGAGCGATTGAACTGTCCTCCGGGCGATACGCTTAGAAACAACGGCGCCTCGATGCCGGTTAATTATACGGGGATGACCTGGAGCGGCTTCCGCCCAAGTGACGATGCCTGCGTATTCGGTTATTTGATTCCAGCCAATATGTTTGCCTCTGTCGTACTGGGATACGCAGAGGTAATTCTCCACACGGTTTACAACGATGCAGAGACGGCGTGCCGCGCTGCCAAATTGAGAGAAGAAATCGATTATGGTATCAGGACCTACGGCACGGTGATTCATCCTGAATTCGGCGAAATATATGCTTATGAGACCGATGGATTTGGTAACCATCATCTTATAGATGACGCCAATGTACCCAGCTTGCTGTCGATTCCTTATTTAGGCTATGCCGCTGCAGATGATCCTCTGTATATGAATACGAGAAACTTTGTGCTAAGCCGCTCCAATCCGTATTACTTTGAAGGGGAATATGCCCGTGGTGTCGGAAGCCCTCATACTCCGCCGGGATATATCTGGCATATTGGGCTGGCCATGCAGGGGCTGACCTCACTGGATCCTGAGGAGATTGCCGGGATTCTGGTCATGATGACCAACACTGACGGGAATACGGGCTACATGCACGAAGGGTTTAATCCGGATGCTCCGGCTGAATATACACGGCCCTGGTTCGCATGGTCGAACAGTCTGTTTGCCGCATTCATTTATCAACTGCACGGTAAGAATTAG
- a CDS encoding sugar ABC transporter substrate-binding protein produces MRFKKMASTAMILAMATGLAACSSNNNSGPAESGAAATTEPATSTSAPANVELRVLTDGSIGIGEGVVSDLLPKKKEALIADETLAPRVTEADFTYTQGQAVSNPNVFGYFYQDIINENLKAENITVSVEDWGWGDTLTQKETAAFLAGNVPDIIVGETQMPGFAQQGQLEPFPDDMAAEIREKLAPAAWKPMEYDGKIYGLAAQPGVSSLFWNKALVKEAGIDPDKAPATWDEWLADLKKVNEAGKGKFYGGGVYAGPNAGGYLRYGPLLLINNGGFADDQGQPVFNSEANVKTVEFLKELNAVHPAGLMANQSEGAYFDAFKKGQIAYLIDGPWRAGESATLGIDYGMATIPLSADGKASNITIGAAFNSVPTGSKNKEAAFEYIRQMYSEEIQNLIADTGTRSPVLKSVAETDTYKQDHPEMYQHYLAMSGDVQGLPTFAKSDAQVWQFFGDAVTKALMTDGDIKGILDDAQAKAEKLTK; encoded by the coding sequence ATGCGTTTTAAAAAAATGGCTAGCACGGCAATGATTCTCGCTATGGCGACTGGCTTGGCGGCATGCAGCTCAAACAACAACAGTGGACCGGCAGAATCGGGGGCGGCAGCAACGACAGAACCTGCCACCAGCACCAGTGCTCCGGCAAATGTGGAATTGCGTGTGCTGACGGATGGCTCAATTGGTATTGGTGAAGGCGTTGTCAGTGATTTGCTGCCCAAGAAAAAAGAAGCCCTTATAGCGGATGAAACACTCGCGCCACGGGTAACGGAAGCGGATTTCACTTACACCCAGGGCCAAGCGGTCAGCAACCCCAATGTATTCGGTTACTTTTATCAGGACATTATCAATGAAAATTTGAAGGCCGAAAATATTACGGTGTCCGTGGAGGACTGGGGATGGGGAGATACTCTGACCCAGAAAGAAACGGCAGCCTTCCTCGCCGGCAACGTTCCGGATATTATCGTCGGAGAGACGCAAATGCCGGGCTTTGCCCAGCAGGGGCAACTTGAGCCTTTCCCGGATGATATGGCTGCCGAAATTAGAGAAAAGCTGGCTCCGGCGGCATGGAAGCCAATGGAATATGATGGGAAGATCTACGGTCTGGCAGCACAGCCAGGTGTAAGCAGTCTGTTCTGGAACAAGGCGCTTGTAAAAGAGGCGGGTATTGACCCCGACAAGGCACCGGCAACCTGGGATGAATGGCTGGCTGATCTGAAGAAGGTTAATGAAGCAGGAAAAGGTAAATTTTACGGCGGTGGCGTCTATGCAGGGCCAAATGCCGGCGGTTATCTGCGGTATGGACCACTGCTGCTGATCAACAATGGCGGCTTCGCCGATGACCAGGGTCAGCCGGTATTCAACAGCGAAGCTAATGTGAAGACAGTAGAATTTCTTAAAGAACTTAACGCTGTCCATCCAGCAGGGCTGATGGCCAATCAAAGTGAAGGCGCATACTTCGATGCATTCAAGAAAGGGCAAATCGCCTATCTGATTGATGGACCATGGCGCGCAGGAGAAAGTGCGACGCTCGGCATCGATTACGGCATGGCTACTATTCCGCTTTCTGCTGACGGCAAGGCAAGTAACATTACGATCGGCGCGGCCTTCAACTCGGTACCAACAGGGTCAAAGAACAAAGAGGCGGCTTTTGAATACATTCGTCAAATGTACAGTGAAGAAATCCAGAATTTGATTGCCGACACCGGCACCCGGTCCCCAGTGTTGAAATCGGTTGCAGAAACCGATACCTACAAGCAGGACCACCCGGAAATGTATCAGCATTATCTGGCGATGTCCGGTGATGTTCAAGGGCTTCCGACATTTGCGAAAAGCGACGCGCAGGTATGGCAATTCTTCGGAGATGCTGTAACCAAAGCGTTGATGACCGACGGAGATATCAAAGGCATTCTTGATGATGCCCAAGCTAAAGCCGAGAAACTTACGAAATAA
- a CDS encoding carbohydrate ABC transporter permease, translating into MSDIYTQRLKRQFKPSHLLGHIILLAVGLVLLYPLIFMIMVAFFNKVEFASTLLDLFPVPKNPTLQNYKSLFVGSNDAKILLYIRNSALRAVYMTFCAIMTSFLAGYVFARLHFKWKEGLFLLLLATQMIPATMAIIPTYLEYARFPFAGGNDIFTGGTGILNTWWVYLIGGPAINIMGTFLVKQSLEKVPVELDEAAKIDGCGTIRLIFQILFPLQLPIMAYIAITTFLTVWNDFLTPYFYTTSDNLQMLTSAITRLSSVSVTVGLVNYPLIITLSLGLTVPALLIFFFLQKYIVQGLANTGIKG; encoded by the coding sequence ATGTCCGATATATACACGCAAAGGTTGAAGCGCCAGTTTAAGCCGAGCCATTTACTGGGTCATATCATTCTGCTGGCAGTAGGGCTTGTTCTGCTGTATCCGCTTATTTTTATGATTATGGTCGCATTTTTTAATAAAGTGGAGTTTGCCTCCACGCTACTGGATCTATTTCCTGTTCCGAAAAACCCGACGCTTCAAAATTATAAATCACTGTTCGTGGGCAGTAATGATGCTAAAATTCTGCTCTACATCCGAAACTCAGCACTTCGTGCGGTTTATATGACGTTCTGTGCAATTATGACCTCATTCTTAGCCGGTTATGTGTTCGCCCGGCTGCATTTCAAATGGAAGGAAGGTCTGTTCCTGCTCCTGTTGGCTACTCAGATGATTCCGGCGACAATGGCTATTATTCCAACCTATCTGGAATATGCCCGGTTTCCATTTGCCGGTGGCAATGACATTTTTACGGGAGGGACCGGAATTCTGAATACCTGGTGGGTCTATTTGATCGGCGGGCCGGCCATCAACATCATGGGTACCTTCCTGGTGAAGCAGTCTTTGGAGAAGGTGCCGGTGGAATTGGATGAAGCGGCCAAAATTGATGGCTGCGGCACGATCCGTTTAATTTTCCAGATTTTATTTCCTTTGCAGCTTCCTATTATGGCATATATAGCAATTACGACATTTTTGACAGTCTGGAATGATTTTCTGACGCCTTACTTCTATACGACCAGTGATAATCTGCAGATGCTTACTTCCGCGATAACCCGATTATCCTCTGTGTCCGTAACCGTTGGCCTGGTCAATTATCCATTAATCATTACCCTGAGTCTGGGGCTTACTGTGCCGGCGCTCCTGATCTTCTTTTTCTTACAGAAATATATTGTGCAGGGCTTGGCAAACACGGGGATAAAAGGCTGA
- a CDS encoding carbohydrate ABC transporter permease, whose protein sequence is MGRTAQVLGASTKVKRRKKRNQDAIIAAVILIPMFAFWLLVSGFPTVFGFFLGFFHWVGLNDTPTFVWFDNFIAFFKDPLYTGALWRSIWLGVLVTAVTLLSGFGGAMLMNMPLMGKGIYRSLWYVPAVTSTVATTQVFNMLLDTNNGVINNILKAVGKDPIIWQYSVGWGIFWIVVYSVWKGVGAAALLWLAGLQSVDPVLYEVAGIDGAGRWQKLKAVTLPSLKPIATYIVITSVIAAIQIYEQVLFITNGGPYSQTEVLVFRIYRDGFWDFNMGMAGASSVIMAAVVILVTVFYYRWSTNSDKQNTIPIKKHRKEK, encoded by the coding sequence ATGGGGAGAACTGCTCAGGTGCTGGGAGCTTCAACCAAAGTAAAGCGGCGCAAAAAGAGAAATCAGGATGCGATAATCGCCGCTGTCATTCTAATTCCAATGTTTGCTTTTTGGTTATTGGTTTCTGGATTTCCGACGGTTTTTGGTTTTTTTCTTGGATTTTTTCATTGGGTGGGCCTAAATGACACACCTACATTTGTGTGGTTTGATAACTTCATCGCCTTCTTTAAAGATCCGCTCTATACAGGTGCTTTATGGCGTTCTATCTGGCTTGGGGTGTTGGTAACGGCTGTTACCCTGCTCTCGGGGTTCGGCGGGGCGATGCTAATGAACATGCCGCTTATGGGCAAGGGGATATATCGCTCACTTTGGTATGTTCCTGCAGTGACCTCAACCGTAGCCACCACTCAGGTGTTTAACATGCTGCTGGATACGAACAATGGCGTCATCAATAATATTCTGAAGGCCGTGGGTAAAGATCCGATCATTTGGCAGTATTCGGTAGGATGGGGTATATTTTGGATTGTGGTCTACTCCGTCTGGAAGGGTGTAGGGGCTGCCGCTCTGCTCTGGCTGGCCGGTCTTCAATCTGTAGACCCGGTTCTGTATGAAGTAGCGGGTATTGATGGAGCCGGAAGATGGCAGAAGCTGAAGGCTGTTACGCTGCCGTCGTTGAAACCGATTGCAACCTATATTGTGATTACAAGCGTGATTGCGGCAATACAGATTTATGAACAGGTGCTGTTCATCACCAATGGTGGACCATACAGCCAAACGGAGGTTCTGGTGTTCCGGATTTACAGGGACGGATTTTGGGATTTCAACATGGGAATGGCAGGCGCTTCCTCTGTGATTATGGCGGCCGTTGTCATCTTGGTTACTGTGTTCTATTACCGCTGGTCCACCAATTCGGACAAACAAAACACAATCCCTATCAAGAAGCACAGAAAGGAGAAATAA
- a CDS encoding GntR family transcriptional regulator → MQNERQPLYIQIQEYFRHRISNSELKVGEKIPSEKELMEQFDVSRITVANALMQLAKDGWIYRVPGRGSFVQGNQEEAEESLTEEDSKPPAAPEVMINTKSRYLGNKMERNASENKTKRLGLIVPYLIDYFSLRLIQGINRVLEKSEYSLCIVQTYNRIEREEATILELVRDGVEGLIIFPCDTETYNEEVLTLKQNKYPFVLIDRYFHGVETNSVRCDGLVGGEMAVDYLWNLGHRDIAICSDSPFPTITVEDRISGYMEGLKQKGALINPSLILTDFLVEYKGVDPEHPLYRFIKNRMATAFITLNSRLGLHLMAICRELGLRVPEDISILTFDDPSPGTDESGFVSYISQSEDLMGEEAARILTTLLADKAAEQDHKYHKILLQPKLVERQSTAKYLRN, encoded by the coding sequence ATGCAGAATGAAAGGCAGCCGCTTTATATACAAATTCAAGAATATTTTCGCCACCGGATCTCGAATTCGGAATTGAAGGTGGGTGAGAAAATTCCGTCCGAGAAGGAACTTATGGAGCAATTCGATGTCAGCCGTATTACCGTAGCCAACGCGCTCATGCAATTGGCGAAGGATGGGTGGATCTACCGGGTACCCGGTAGAGGGAGTTTTGTTCAAGGGAATCAGGAGGAAGCCGAAGAAAGTTTGACGGAAGAGGACAGCAAGCCTCCGGCTGCTCCGGAGGTTATGATTAATACGAAGAGTCGTTATTTAGGAAATAAGATGGAGAGGAATGCTTCAGAGAACAAGACGAAAAGACTTGGATTGATCGTCCCCTATTTAATCGATTACTTCTCGCTTCGTCTCATTCAGGGAATTAATAGAGTGCTGGAGAAGAGTGAATACAGTCTCTGCATTGTACAGACCTATAATAGGATTGAGCGTGAGGAAGCTACGATTCTAGAGCTTGTTCGGGATGGTGTGGAAGGATTGATCATTTTCCCCTGCGATACGGAAACCTACAACGAGGAAGTCCTGACGTTGAAGCAGAATAAATATCCATTCGTTCTGATCGACCGTTATTTTCATGGTGTGGAGACCAATAGTGTTCGTTGTGACGGTCTGGTTGGCGGCGAAATGGCAGTGGATTATCTGTGGAATCTTGGGCACCGTGACATCGCGATCTGTTCCGATTCGCCATTTCCAACGATTACAGTGGAGGACCGGATCAGCGGCTACATGGAAGGACTGAAGCAGAAGGGAGCGCTGATCAATCCCTCGCTTATTCTTACTGATTTTTTGGTGGAGTACAAGGGTGTCGATCCTGAGCATCCGCTGTACCGCTTCATCAAGAACCGCATGGCTACTGCCTTCATTACCTTGAACAGCAGGCTGGGGCTTCATCTCATGGCTATTTGCCGGGAATTGGGGCTCAGAGTGCCGGAGGATATCTCGATCCTGACGTTCGACGACCCCTCTCCGGGAACGGATGAAAGCGGCTTTGTATCTTATATCTCGCAGTCAGAAGATCTTATGGGTGAGGAAGCGGCGCGCATTCTGACCACACTGCTTGCAGATAAGGCTGCCGAGCAGGATCATAAGTATCATAAGATTCTGTTGCAGCCAAAGCTTGTTGAACGCCAGTCCACTGCAAAATACCTTCGTAACTAA
- a CDS encoding DNRLRE domain-containing protein: MKTRKKNSFSRKLFLYACSMLIAASAWGGTGAPKADALSAPALLTQMLSPDGSVMIAAHKGDWRGHPENSLSGIQSAIDMGVEMVEIDVRKTSDGKIVLMHDPDVNRTTNGTGDVMNLTLAQIKALKLREGQGGSGAALTNETVPTLEETMNLAKGKVLVNLDKCWDIRDDVWNVLVSTGTTAQGVFKSTASNTVVDSWLDSKSPRPLYQAVITDSDNNLSDLDALIAGANPDLYELVFESESSAVISSTTVNKIANAGRRVFVNTLWASLNAGHTDDMSVSNPDSGWGWVINRGAGFIQTDRPAQLAAYLNSREPLESGWASKDIGAVGASGSAGSRNGQFTLSASGFDIWTAADQFRFVYKPVAGDVTITARVKSQDNTSEWAKAGIMIRESLDPGSKFADVVVTPAHGINFQRRPATGQNLSNTTGYTDEASGGTGYYVKLVRSGNTFTAFASASGSSWTQIGSAVTVSMTGTIYVGLAVTSHDNSKVGSATFDNVAVAPASPYTFTTVSLQQGVSGYTDTRDAHVLENYPDRNTGANGELEIASYSGADTDEKQALIRFSIPSSIPSGAIITSAQLRVKLTGTRNGTVKKTVGVKEVTAAWSEGTGTGIDGQSVAGVNWNNKPGYGTATIDQTTVSSTKNAWYTFNVTDLVQSWVNGTKTNNGFVLLENIVNSASGTKDFASANNGNTANRPGLIITYRLP, from the coding sequence ATGAAGACGCGTAAAAAGAATTCGTTTTCCCGCAAGCTGTTCCTTTATGCTTGCAGCATGCTGATTGCTGCATCCGCCTGGGGGGGGACTGGCGCACCGAAAGCAGATGCGCTCAGCGCCCCTGCATTGCTGACCCAGATGCTGAGTCCGGATGGTTCGGTTATGATTGCCGCTCACAAGGGCGATTGGCGCGGGCATCCGGAAAATTCGCTGTCCGGCATTCAATCCGCCATTGACATGGGCGTCGAGATGGTGGAAATCGATGTTCGCAAGACATCGGACGGCAAGATCGTGCTGATGCACGATCCCGACGTGAATCGGACAACAAACGGTACAGGCGACGTCATGAATCTGACACTCGCGCAGATCAAGGCACTCAAGCTTCGTGAAGGGCAGGGGGGATCGGGCGCAGCGCTGACTAATGAGACGGTGCCGACACTTGAGGAAACGATGAATCTTGCGAAGGGCAAGGTGCTGGTCAACCTCGACAAATGCTGGGATATTCGAGACGATGTCTGGAATGTGCTGGTCAGCACCGGGACGACCGCCCAGGGGGTGTTCAAGAGTACGGCCTCTAATACAGTCGTGGATTCCTGGCTCGACTCGAAGTCTCCGCGTCCTCTGTATCAGGCGGTCATTACGGATTCCGACAACAACCTCTCCGATCTGGATGCACTTATCGCCGGTGCGAACCCGGATCTGTACGAGTTGGTGTTTGAATCCGAATCCAGCGCCGTCATCTCCAGTACTACAGTGAATAAAATCGCTAACGCAGGCAGAAGAGTCTTCGTTAATACCTTATGGGCATCCCTTAACGCCGGACACACCGATGATATGTCCGTCAGCAATCCGGACAGTGGCTGGGGATGGGTCATCAACAGGGGGGCTGGTTTCATTCAGACAGATCGCCCGGCACAGCTTGCCGCGTATCTGAATTCGCGCGAGCCGCTGGAGTCCGGCTGGGCATCCAAGGATATCGGCGCGGTGGGTGCGAGCGGCAGCGCGGGGAGCCGCAACGGACAGTTCACGCTGAGCGCATCCGGATTCGACATCTGGACGGCGGCCGACCAGTTCCGCTTCGTGTATAAGCCGGTTGCGGGGGACGTGACGATTACAGCCCGGGTCAAGAGCCAAGACAACACGAGTGAATGGGCAAAAGCAGGAATAATGATTCGCGAATCGCTCGACCCAGGCAGCAAATTCGCCGATGTCGTCGTCACGCCTGCTCACGGAATCAACTTCCAGCGGCGCCCTGCGACGGGCCAGAATTTATCCAATACGACAGGGTATACGGACGAGGCATCCGGCGGAACGGGCTACTATGTGAAACTTGTGCGGAGCGGCAATACATTCACGGCGTTCGCTTCGGCAAGCGGCAGCTCATGGACACAGATCGGAAGCGCCGTGACGGTATCAATGACCGGCACCATCTATGTCGGATTGGCCGTAACCTCGCATGATAACAGCAAGGTCGGCAGCGCGACTTTCGACAATGTGGCAGTTGCGCCGGCGAGTCCGTATACGTTTACGACGGTGTCTCTACAGCAAGGTGTTTCCGGCTACACCGACACGAGGGATGCGCATGTGCTGGAGAATTATCCCGACCGCAACACGGGAGCAAACGGGGAGCTGGAGATTGCCTCCTACTCAGGTGCTGACACGGACGAGAAACAAGCGTTAATCCGCTTCTCGATCCCGTCCTCGATCCCGTCTGGTGCGATCATTACCAGCGCGCAACTGCGTGTAAAATTAACCGGAACGCGTAACGGAACTGTCAAAAAGACTGTGGGTGTAAAGGAAGTAACCGCTGCTTGGAGCGAAGGGACGGGAACGGGGATTGACGGACAGTCCGTGGCAGGCGTTAACTGGAACAACAAGCCGGGGTATGGGACTGCCACGATTGATCAAACAACAGTCAGCAGCACCAAAAATGCATGGTATACGTTTAACGTAACGGATCTGGTGCAAAGCTGGGTAAACGGCACCAAGACGAACAACGGCTTCGTTCTGCTTGAGAATATTGTGAACAGCGCATCCGGAACCAAGGATTTCGCATCCGCGAACAACGGCAACACGGCCAACCGGCCGGGCCTGATCATTACGTACCGGCTGCCATGA
- a CDS encoding MgtC/SapB family protein, producing the protein MTVLTNHPELWHISIYELSLRILISILLGGIIGWERERGQHPAGFRTHILVCVGSTLITLTSIYGFAQFAYETNVRMDPARLAAQVVSGIGFLGAGTIMRHGGNVSGLTTAASLWVVAAIGIGTGAGFYYASALTTVIVFVSLFILNIIEKKWLRAGRKEEYSILLDEDGDIEAFFRFLSDEHIAIHSMKVERSRAESVIQIDFVVKNGKREVKEKLASMVAGKPGFLNVEVNRTFQS; encoded by the coding sequence ATGACGGTGCTGACGAACCATCCGGAGTTATGGCATATCAGCATCTACGAGCTGAGCCTCCGGATTCTTATCTCTATCCTGCTGGGCGGCATTATCGGATGGGAGCGGGAGCGCGGTCAACATCCGGCTGGCTTCCGCACGCATATTCTCGTCTGTGTGGGTTCGACACTCATCACACTGACATCGATCTACGGCTTCGCGCAATTTGCCTACGAAACCAATGTCCGCATGGACCCTGCACGGCTGGCCGCGCAGGTGGTGAGCGGCATCGGATTCCTCGGTGCAGGTACGATCATGCGGCATGGCGGCAACGTTTCGGGTCTAACAACGGCCGCATCCCTGTGGGTGGTCGCAGCTATCGGCATCGGAACTGGCGCGGGCTTCTATTATGCGTCGGCGCTGACAACCGTTATCGTATTTGTCAGTCTGTTCATCCTGAACATCATAGAGAAGAAATGGTTGAGAGCGGGGCGCAAGGAGGAGTATTCAATTCTGCTTGATGAGGATGGGGATATTGAAGCCTTTTTTCGGTTTTTATCCGACGAGCATATCGCAATCCATTCCATGAAGGTGGAACGCAGCAGAGCGGAATCGGTCATCCAGATCGACTTTGTCGTGAAGAATGGCAAACGGGAAGTCAAAGAGAAGCTTGCTTCGATGGTTGCTGGCAAGCCGGGATTCCTGAATGTCGAAGTGAACCGTACCTTTCAGTCCTGA